The Acidobacteriota bacterium genome includes a window with the following:
- a CDS encoding alkaline phosphatase family protein has translation MKRAFDQNRECLLRAIVGGAALLVILTLPRSAEAYIGPGAGFAVLGSFAVLFVTMLLAGVSLLVWPFRMLWRAIRHRTKSKPLVKRLIVVGFDGQEPRITERMMNDGKLPNFKKLADSGCYSRLRSTFPSITPVAWSSFTTGTNPGKHNIFDFLDRDPRTYLPRLSSTEIGSVDRVLKLGKLRIPLAKPTIRLLRKSKPFWTILGEHNIWSTIIRVPITFPPDKFYGAQLGAMCIPDLLGTQGTFLYFTTRPEGEAFQEGGLRFELSSNGSKDKFEGNIEGPENTFLEGNPPMLLPLHIDVDRENGRALVSVNGDSLELEPRVLSDWVKLTFKAVAGMKVTGICRMMLTEMAEHVSLYISPINIEPEKPVMPISHPGYYCSYLEKKLGPYATLGLAEDTWALNEKITDDHTFMTQTTDIDVEREEMFFAALERLRQGALVTVFDATDRVNHMFWRYREEGHPAAAGVEDPAYADAIEEQYRRNDEIVGRVMERLGDGDVLWVMSDHGCTSFRRGVNLNAWFLENGYLGLKDDADATEPWLQSVDWSKTRAYAVGLVGIFLNIKGREAHGIVAAGDEAEALKAELKGKLDGLVDEEKNEVAINEAFDTDDLYRGPYKGNAPDLLIGYNHGYRISWDCASGVVAGSVFEDNTKAWSGDHIVDPRLVPGIFLASHKIEKEDPAIIDLAPTALTLFGIKPEAHMEGRPIVDVGKFSER, from the coding sequence ATGAAGAGAGCGTTCGATCAGAATAGAGAATGCCTGTTGCGCGCCATCGTCGGTGGGGCCGCACTTCTCGTCATTCTGACCCTGCCCCGGTCGGCCGAGGCCTACATCGGTCCCGGTGCGGGATTCGCGGTTCTCGGGTCTTTTGCCGTCCTGTTCGTCACCATGTTGCTCGCCGGTGTCTCGCTCCTGGTGTGGCCGTTTCGCATGCTGTGGAGAGCGATTCGCCACCGCACCAAGAGCAAGCCGCTGGTCAAGAGGCTCATAGTGGTCGGATTCGACGGTCAGGAGCCCCGCATCACCGAACGGATGATGAACGATGGAAAGCTCCCCAACTTCAAGAAACTGGCGGACAGTGGTTGCTACAGCAGGTTGCGGTCCACCTTCCCGTCGATCACACCGGTTGCATGGTCTTCCTTCACAACCGGCACCAACCCCGGCAAGCACAATATCTTTGATTTTCTCGACCGCGACCCCCGCACCTACCTCCCACGCCTCTCGTCAACCGAGATTGGTTCGGTCGACCGGGTCCTCAAGCTGGGGAAACTGAGGATTCCACTCGCAAAACCCACCATCCGCCTGCTGCGAAAGTCGAAACCCTTCTGGACGATTCTCGGAGAACACAATATCTGGAGCACGATCATCCGGGTGCCGATCACCTTCCCGCCCGACAAATTCTATGGCGCACAACTCGGGGCGATGTGCATCCCGGACCTGCTCGGCACCCAGGGCACCTTTCTCTACTTCACGACGAGGCCCGAGGGCGAGGCCTTTCAGGAGGGCGGACTGCGCTTCGAGCTCTCCTCGAATGGTTCCAAAGACAAATTCGAAGGCAATATCGAGGGACCGGAGAATACCTTTCTCGAGGGCAACCCACCGATGCTTCTGCCCCTGCATATCGACGTCGACCGGGAAAACGGTCGAGCCCTAGTCTCGGTCAACGGGGATTCTTTGGAGCTCGAGCCGCGGGTCCTCAGTGATTGGGTGAAACTGACCTTCAAGGCGGTTGCCGGAATGAAGGTGACCGGCATCTGTCGCATGATGCTCACCGAGATGGCGGAGCACGTTTCGCTCTATATCTCGCCGATCAACATCGAACCCGAGAAGCCGGTGATGCCGATCTCCCACCCGGGTTATTACTGTTCATACCTCGAGAAAAAGCTGGGACCCTACGCGACTCTGGGCCTCGCCGAGGACACATGGGCTCTGAATGAAAAAATCACTGACGACCACACCTTCATGACCCAGACCACCGACATCGACGTCGAACGAGAAGAGATGTTTTTCGCCGCCCTCGAAAGGCTGCGACAGGGAGCGTTGGTCACGGTCTTCGATGCGACCGACCGGGTCAACCACATGTTCTGGCGCTACCGGGAGGAGGGCCACCCGGCTGCCGCCGGCGTCGAAGACCCTGCCTACGCCGACGCCATCGAGGAGCAATACCGGCGCAACGACGAAATCGTCGGCCGCGTGATGGAACGGCTCGGTGACGGCGACGTCCTGTGGGTGATGTCCGACCACGGATGTACCTCGTTCAGGCGTGGCGTCAATCTCAACGCCTGGTTTCTGGAGAACGGCTACCTTGGGTTGAAAGACGACGCGGATGCTACGGAACCGTGGCTGCAATCGGTCGACTGGTCGAAGACCAGGGCCTATGCGGTGGGTCTGGTGGGCATCTTCCTCAACATCAAGGGTCGTGAAGCTCACGGCATTGTCGCCGCAGGTGACGAAGCGGAGGCGCTCAAAGCCGAGCTCAAAGGCAAGCTCGACGGTCTGGTTGACGAGGAGAAAAACGAGGTCGCAATCAACGAGGCGTTCGACACGGACGATCTCTACCGCGGTCCCTACAAGGGCAACGCACCGGACCTCCTGATCGGCTACAACCACGGCTACAGGATTTCGTGGGACTGCGCGAGCGGCGTGGTCGCGGGCTCGGTCTTCGAAGACAATACGAAAGCGTGGAGTGGAGATCACATCGTCGATCCGAGACTGGTGCCGGGAATCTTTCTTGCGAGCCATAAAATCGAAAAAGAAGACCCGGCAATCATCGACCTGGCGCCGACCGCCCTGACGCTTTTTGGTATCAAACCCGAGGCCCACATGGAGGGCAGACCGATCGTGGACGTCGGAAAATTCAGTGAACGATAA
- a CDS encoding ribbon-helix-helix domain-containing protein yields MFGYTKVKLEKSLVDRISRFSEIAGYSSPEEFITHALEKELAQLEDADSEEEIKKRLQGLGYMS; encoded by the coding sequence ATGTTCGGATACACCAAGGTCAAGCTCGAAAAAAGCCTGGTCGACAGGATCAGCCGCTTCTCGGAGATCGCCGGATACTCTTCGCCCGAGGAGTTCATCACCCACGCTCTCGAGAAGGAGCTCGCCCAGCTCGAGGACGCGGACTCCGAGGAGGAGATCAAAAAGCGTCTTCAGGGCCTCGGCTACATGTCTTAG
- a CDS encoding DMT family transporter, with translation MKIRAATLGAACICLSAALWGLDGVVLTPRLANLQVPFVVFLLHAIPFALMQPFLWSSYRRLREMPTRGWLALSLVAFTGGLLGTLAIVNALFLVDFNQLSVVVLLQKLQPVFALALAAVLLGERVSARFVAAAVVALAGAYLLTFGLAMPDATADGVSLKAALLAILAAAAFGSATVLSKMLLGSLDFKDATFARYGMTSAMALLYLAVRGIGLPFASVTGTNWAVILVISLTTGSGAIFLYYYGLTRVRASVATICELCLPLSAVLLDYIVNDSVLGPWQWVGAALLVGAILRITITPENGKQE, from the coding sequence GTGAAGATCCGCGCCGCCACTCTGGGTGCCGCCTGCATCTGCCTGTCGGCCGCCCTTTGGGGCCTGGACGGGGTCGTTCTGACACCCCGGCTGGCAAACCTGCAGGTTCCATTCGTGGTCTTTTTGCTGCACGCGATCCCCTTCGCGCTGATGCAGCCCTTTTTGTGGTCCAGCTATCGCCGTCTGCGCGAGATGCCTACCCGGGGCTGGCTCGCGCTCTCGCTGGTCGCTTTCACCGGCGGCCTCCTCGGCACGCTGGCCATTGTCAACGCGCTCTTTCTCGTCGATTTCAATCAGCTCAGCGTGGTGGTCCTTCTGCAGAAGCTGCAGCCCGTCTTCGCCCTCGCTCTGGCGGCCGTCCTGCTCGGAGAACGGGTCAGCGCCAGATTCGTGGCGGCCGCGGTAGTGGCCCTGGCCGGCGCCTACCTGCTGACCTTTGGTCTCGCTATGCCGGACGCAACGGCAGACGGGGTCTCCCTCAAAGCGGCGTTGTTGGCCATTCTTGCCGCAGCGGCTTTCGGCTCCGCAACCGTTCTGAGCAAGATGCTGCTCGGCTCGCTCGATTTCAAGGACGCGACCTTCGCCCGCTACGGCATGACCTCTGCGATGGCCCTGCTCTACCTCGCCGTGCGTGGCATCGGCCTTCCCTTCGCGTCCGTCACCGGCACCAACTGGGCGGTGATCCTCGTCATCTCCCTGACCACCGGGTCGGGCGCCATCTTCCTCTACTACTATGGATTAACGCGGGTGCGGGCGAGTGTCGCCACCATTTGCGAGCTCTGTCTGCCGCTCTCCGCAGTTCTCCTCGACTACATCGTCAACGACTCGGTACTCGGCCCCTGGCAATGGGTGGGAGCAGCCCTTCTCGTCGGCGCGATTCTGCGGATCACGATCACGCCGGAAAACGGGAAACAAGAATGA
- a CDS encoding acyl-CoA dehydrogenase family protein — translation MGKLEGLDLPQLDDLLDEEEHITRDSVRSWVDERVLPHIQEWG, via the coding sequence ATGGGAAAGCTTGAAGGACTCGATCTGCCGCAACTCGACGATCTTCTCGACGAGGAAGAGCACATCACCCGGGATTCCGTACGGTCGTGGGTGGACGAACGGGTACTGCCCCACATCCAAGAATGGGGGTGA
- a CDS encoding type I 3-dehydroquinate dehydratase encodes MDWIVSLTPEAVADPTAALADPPPGATIVELRLDRFPGIDIQSAVTSCPLPVLATLRSRTEGGEGPNDPAARLEILSAARDSGAALLDLEFERDAPLIRKLGLTPEQTVLSWHDPSGTPDGLADITERMSENSARWIKVVPLANSVRDLVSVLELHGRFNRGPHRDRRLITFAMGGPGLASRYLASLFGPPIGFAAWNDEGPAAPAQITIDQTEAVISHLHGPPQRMYGVVGADVANSLSPVLHSAGYRSLDLPYLLLPISVPDAAETLELFGPRGSTPFDRVGLEPWGWAVTTPFKADAAAAADRHAPRVLRAGAANTLILGEQDVLAENTDADGIVGSLVALGVDPRGRKAVVQGTGGAARGAAVGLHLAGADVFLRGRSAEKTRETAEMMDIGWQDPAESCPDGAILVNATPVGCEPDEEGPFSEDEISRAAAVVDMVYADHLTHLIRCATDADVPAADGRDVLLHQGIAQFAAFTQRVPPKDEMRAALTR; translated from the coding sequence GTGGACTGGATCGTCTCACTGACCCCCGAAGCTGTAGCCGACCCGACGGCGGCACTCGCCGATCCGCCGCCCGGTGCGACGATTGTCGAATTACGTCTCGACCGTTTCCCAGGCATCGATATCCAGTCTGCCGTGACCTCCTGCCCGCTCCCCGTGCTGGCGACCTTACGTTCCCGGACCGAGGGCGGCGAAGGGCCGAACGATCCCGCTGCCCGGTTGGAAATCCTCAGTGCGGCTCGTGACTCGGGCGCGGCCCTGCTCGACCTCGAGTTCGAGCGTGATGCCCCGTTGATCCGAAAACTGGGCCTGACCCCCGAGCAAACCGTCCTGTCTTGGCACGATCCATCGGGAACCCCTGACGGACTTGCTGATATCACCGAGCGGATGAGCGAGAACTCGGCTCGCTGGATCAAGGTCGTACCGTTGGCGAACAGCGTACGAGATCTCGTTTCGGTTCTCGAACTTCATGGGCGATTCAACCGCGGTCCGCACCGGGATCGACGACTGATCACCTTTGCCATGGGTGGGCCCGGTCTCGCGAGTCGGTATCTCGCTTCCCTCTTCGGCCCTCCGATCGGATTCGCCGCATGGAATGATGAGGGCCCGGCAGCGCCCGCGCAGATCACGATCGACCAGACTGAGGCCGTTATCTCTCACCTGCACGGCCCACCTCAGCGTATGTACGGCGTCGTCGGCGCCGATGTAGCCAACAGCCTCAGTCCGGTTCTCCACTCGGCCGGCTACCGAAGCCTCGATCTTCCCTACCTGCTGCTGCCGATATCGGTCCCCGACGCCGCCGAAACGCTCGAGCTCTTCGGCCCTCGAGGCTCTACACCGTTCGATCGAGTCGGCCTCGAACCGTGGGGATGGGCGGTGACCACACCGTTCAAGGCGGACGCCGCTGCGGCAGCGGACCGACACGCGCCGAGGGTTCTGCGGGCCGGTGCGGCCAATACCTTGATCCTCGGGGAACAGGACGTGCTCGCCGAGAACACGGACGCTGACGGTATCGTCGGTTCGTTGGTCGCCCTCGGAGTCGATCCCCGGGGTCGAAAGGCAGTTGTCCAGGGAACTGGCGGCGCAGCACGCGGCGCGGCCGTTGGACTCCACCTCGCAGGCGCGGACGTATTCTTGCGCGGCCGATCAGCCGAAAAGACCCGGGAGACGGCGGAGATGATGGATATCGGATGGCAGGATCCGGCAGAAAGCTGCCCGGATGGGGCGATTCTCGTCAACGCCACCCCCGTCGGTTGCGAACCCGACGAAGAGGGACCTTTTTCAGAGGACGAGATCAGCAGGGCGGCGGCGGTCGTCGACATGGTGTATGCCGATCATCTGACCCACCTGATTCGCTGTGCCACGGATGCAGATGTGCCGGCAGCCGACGGGCGCGATGTCCTCCTTCACCAGGGCATCGCTCAGTTCGCGGCCTTTACGCAGCGAGTCCCACCCAAGGATGAAATGCGGGCCGCGCTGACGCGATGA